One window from the genome of Buchnera aphidicola (Neophyllaphis podocarpi) encodes:
- the ribF gene encoding bifunctional riboflavin kinase/FAD synthetase, whose product MKIIQNFKDIKKETKKSIIIIGNFDGVHLGHQKLILEAYKKKIQNNYSLIIIIFEPHPIEFFMKEKSIIRINSKKNKINHLYKLKVDKVLCIKFDKNFSKIKPEKFITKILVKKFNIKYIYIGKDFRFGYKAQGNYLTLKKYGEIYNFNIIIIKNYYIQGLKVSSTIIRKALKENNFKLAKKLLGYNFYLSGKVIQGNKIGRKIGFPTANIEFKQNIFPIEGVFIVKVKILNNLKINGVANIGRKPTFKNKNYTLEVHFINTTHDVYGKYIKVIFYQKIRSEKSFDSIKNLKKQISKDIEIAKLYFSKNTKK is encoded by the coding sequence ATGAAAATTATACAAAATTTTAAAGATATAAAAAAAGAAACAAAAAAATCAATAATAATAATTGGTAATTTTGATGGGGTACATTTAGGTCACCAAAAATTAATTTTAGAAGCGTATAAAAAAAAAATACAAAATAACTATTCGTTAATAATAATAATTTTTGAACCTCATCCTATAGAATTTTTTATGAAAGAAAAATCTATAATTAGAATAAATTCTAAAAAAAACAAAATAAATCACTTATATAAATTAAAAGTAGATAAAGTTTTATGTATAAAATTCGATAAAAATTTTTCAAAAATAAAACCAGAAAAATTTATAACAAAAATATTAGTAAAAAAATTTAATATCAAGTATATATATATTGGAAAAGATTTTCGTTTTGGATATAAAGCTCAAGGTAATTATTTAACATTAAAAAAATATGGAGAAATATATAATTTTAATATCATAATTATTAAAAATTATTATATACAAGGACTAAAAGTTAGTAGTACTATTATCAGAAAAGCACTAAAAGAAAATAATTTTAAATTAGCAAAAAAATTATTAGGTTATAATTTTTATTTATCTGGTAAAGTAATACAGGGTAATAAAATAGGAAGAAAAATAGGATTTCCTACTGCTAATATCGAATTTAAACAAAATATTTTTCCAATTGAAGGAGTATTTATAGTAAAAGTTAAAATTTTAAATAATTTAAAAATTAATGGCGTAGCAAATATTGGAAGAAAACCTACATTTAAAAACAAAAATTATACATTAGAGGTACATTTTATAAATACAACACATGATGTATATGGAAAATATATAAAAGTAATATTTTATCAAAAAATAAGATCAGAAAAAAGCTTCGATTCTATAAAAAATCTAAAAAAACAAATTAGCAAAGATATTGAAATAGCTAAACTATATTTTTCAAAAAACACAAAAAAATAA
- the carB gene encoding carbamoyl-phosphate synthase large subunit → MPKRNDIKSILIIGAGPIIIGQACEFDYSGAQACKALKNEGYKIILVNSNPATIMTDPDMADVTYIEPITFEIISNIIKKEKPDALLPTMGGQIALNCALELENKGILKKYKVKMIGATIDAINKAENRKLFEKSMKKIGLETAKCGIANNMQKSIKIAKSIGFPCIIRPSFTMGGSGGGIAYNYEEFKEICEQGLDLSPNKELLIDESLIGWKEYEMELVRDKNDNCIVICSIENIDPMGIHTGDSITVAPSQTLTDKEYQIMRSASMKVIKEIGVETGGSNVQFAINPVNGRIIVIEMNPRVSRSSALASKATGFPIAKIAAKLAVGYTLDELTNDITNNKITASFEPTIDYIVVKIPRFNFEKFIGCNDRLTTQMKSVGEVMSIGRTFPEAIQKAIRGLEIGSSGFNPKIKNLSYKEAIKKIKHELKSAGYDRLWYIAEAFRFGLCMDNIFSLTCIDKWFLTQIKKIIKIEEEIINLGKNKIEYKFLLKIKKMGFSDARIAELTQKTEKEIRKIRYNYKLHPVYKRVDTCAAEFSTNTAYMYSSWEEECESKPNNNKKKIIILGGGPNRIGQGIEFDYCCVHAAIALKKDGFETIIINCNPETVSTDYDISDRLYFEPVTLEDILEIVRIEKPTGVIVQYGGQTPLKLAKSLKKEGVPIIGTSPDSIDLAENRDSFQKIVKELKLKQPDNATVENIKQALKIAEKIKYPIMIRPSYVLGGREMKIAYNNKDLIDYFKNFTNSLSKKQIFLDKFLDKAIEVDVDAISDGKQVLIGGIMQHIEPAGIHSGDSACSLPAYSLNDNIQTKIKKQVKKIALRLSVKGLMNAQFAIKNKEIYLIEVNPRAARTIPFVSKATGISLAKVAARVMIGTTLKKQNLNNEINLNYYSVKEVVLPFNKFHGVDPILGPEMRSTGEVMGIGKTFSEAFAKTILGSQIKIKTSGRVLLSVQKNDQKQISKLAIKIKKLGFKIDATLDTALILKKSGIKTRVINEIDEGRPNIHDLLKNGEYVYILHTISNNQEIKNSKLICSSALKYKVHYDTTLNGAFATIKALKYIKSNKIYAIQEIHKKIKI, encoded by the coding sequence ATGCCAAAACGTAATGATATAAAATCAATTTTAATTATTGGTGCAGGACCAATAATTATAGGGCAAGCATGCGAATTTGATTATTCCGGAGCTCAAGCATGCAAAGCTTTAAAAAATGAGGGATATAAAATAATACTTGTAAATTCTAATCCTGCAACTATTATGACCGATCCAGATATGGCGGATGTAACTTATATAGAACCAATCACATTCGAAATAATATCAAATATTATAAAAAAAGAAAAACCGGATGCTTTACTTCCAACTATGGGAGGACAAATAGCTTTAAATTGCGCTCTTGAATTAGAAAACAAAGGAATTTTAAAAAAATATAAAGTTAAAATGATAGGAGCAACAATTGATGCTATTAATAAAGCAGAAAATAGAAAATTATTTGAAAAATCAATGAAAAAAATTGGTTTAGAAACTGCAAAATGTGGCATTGCTAACAATATGCAAAAATCAATTAAAATAGCAAAATCAATAGGTTTTCCTTGTATTATAAGACCTTCATTTACAATGGGAGGTAGCGGCGGAGGTATAGCATATAATTATGAAGAATTTAAAGAAATTTGCGAACAAGGATTAGACTTATCTCCAAATAAAGAACTTTTAATAGATGAGTCTTTAATTGGCTGGAAAGAATATGAAATGGAATTAGTAAGAGATAAAAATGATAACTGCATAGTAATTTGTTCTATTGAAAATATAGATCCTATGGGAATACATACAGGAGATTCTATAACAGTAGCTCCATCTCAAACATTAACTGATAAAGAATATCAGATAATGAGATCAGCTTCTATGAAAGTAATAAAAGAAATTGGAGTAGAAACTGGAGGATCAAACGTACAATTTGCAATTAACCCCGTAAATGGAAGAATTATTGTAATTGAAATGAATCCTAGAGTTTCTAGATCATCTGCGTTAGCTTCTAAAGCAACAGGATTTCCTATAGCTAAAATAGCTGCAAAATTAGCAGTAGGATATACTTTGGATGAACTAACAAATGATATCACAAATAATAAAATAACAGCATCATTTGAACCAACTATTGATTATATAGTAGTAAAAATTCCAAGATTTAATTTTGAAAAATTTATAGGATGCAATGATAGATTGACAACACAAATGAAATCTGTAGGAGAAGTAATGTCTATAGGAAGAACTTTTCCTGAAGCAATACAAAAAGCTATAAGAGGATTAGAAATAGGATCTTCAGGATTTAATCCTAAAATTAAAAATTTAAGTTATAAAGAAGCAATAAAAAAAATTAAACATGAGTTAAAATCTGCTGGTTATGATCGTTTATGGTATATAGCAGAAGCATTTAGATTTGGATTATGCATGGATAATATATTTTCATTAACATGTATTGATAAATGGTTTTTAACTCAAATTAAAAAAATTATAAAAATAGAAGAAGAAATAATTAATTTAGGAAAAAATAAAATAGAATATAAATTTCTACTAAAAATAAAAAAAATGGGTTTTTCTGATGCAAGAATAGCTGAATTAACACAAAAAACAGAAAAAGAAATCAGAAAAATTAGATATAATTATAAATTACACCCAGTATATAAAAGAGTTGATACATGTGCTGCAGAATTTAGTACTAATACAGCATATATGTACTCTTCTTGGGAAGAAGAGTGTGAGTCTAAACCAAATAATAACAAGAAAAAAATAATAATTTTGGGAGGAGGTCCTAATAGAATAGGACAAGGGATAGAATTTGATTATTGTTGTGTTCATGCAGCAATAGCATTAAAAAAAGATGGTTTTGAAACAATAATTATCAATTGTAATCCCGAAACAGTATCAACAGATTATGATATTTCTGATCGTTTATATTTTGAACCTGTAACATTAGAAGACATATTAGAAATAGTTAGAATAGAAAAACCAACAGGCGTTATTGTTCAATATGGAGGACAAACTCCTTTAAAATTAGCTAAAAGTCTTAAAAAAGAAGGAGTTCCTATAATAGGAACAAGTCCAGATTCTATAGATCTTGCAGAAAATCGTGATAGTTTTCAAAAAATAGTAAAAGAACTAAAATTAAAACAACCAGATAATGCTACAGTAGAAAATATAAAACAAGCATTAAAAATAGCAGAAAAAATAAAATATCCTATAATGATAAGACCATCTTATGTTTTAGGTGGTAGAGAGATGAAAATTGCTTATAATAATAAAGATCTAATAGATTATTTTAAAAATTTTACAAATTCATTAAGTAAAAAACAAATATTTTTAGATAAGTTTTTAGATAAAGCAATAGAAGTAGACGTGGATGCAATTTCTGATGGTAAACAAGTTTTAATTGGAGGAATTATGCAGCATATTGAACCAGCAGGAATACATTCTGGAGATTCAGCATGCTCATTACCAGCTTACTCTTTAAATGATAACATACAAACAAAGATTAAAAAACAAGTAAAAAAAATAGCATTAAGATTATCTGTTAAAGGATTAATGAATGCACAATTTGCAATTAAAAATAAAGAAATTTACTTAATAGAAGTAAATCCAAGAGCAGCACGTACTATACCTTTTGTATCAAAAGCTACAGGAATTTCTTTAGCAAAAGTAGCAGCAAGAGTCATGATTGGAACAACATTAAAAAAACAAAATTTGAATAATGAAATTAATTTGAATTATTATTCTGTAAAAGAAGTAGTATTACCATTCAATAAATTTCATGGAGTAGATCCAATATTAGGACCAGAAATGAGATCAACAGGTGAAGTAATGGGTATAGGAAAAACTTTTTCAGAAGCTTTTGCAAAAACAATATTGGGTTCTCAAATAAAAATTAAAACATCAGGAAGAGTATTATTATCAGTACAAAAAAATGATCAAAAACAAATTTCTAAATTAGCTATAAAAATAAAAAAATTAGGTTTTAAAATAGATGCAACATTAGATACAGCTTTAATTTTAAAAAAATCAGGAATAAAAACAAGAGTTATTAATGAAATAGATGAAGGAAGACCTAATATTCATGATTTATTAAAAAATGGAGAATATGTATATATTTTACATACAATATCTAATAATCAAGAAATTAAAAATTCAAAATTAATTTGTAGTTCTGCTTTAAAATATAAAGTACATTATGATACAACATTAAATGGAGCATTTGCTACTATTAAAGCTTTAAAATATATAAAATCTAATAAAATTTATGCTATACAAGAAATTCACAAAAAGATAAAAATATAA
- the carA gene encoding glutamine-hydrolyzing carbamoyl-phosphate synthase small subunit: MSTSAVLVLEDGTLFYGKSVGIEGWTVGEVVFNTSMTGYQEIITDPSYSHQIITLTYPHIGNVGTNEEDVESNKIYARGLIIRNMSNIDSNYRSTRNLKDYLIANKILAISDIDTRKLTRLLRDKGTKNGCIIAGDKPETILAYEKAKNFKGIKGKDLVKEVTTNKIYQWNKNIELNKKENFKVIVCDYGIKKNILKILEKKGCNLIITPAKTSAEKIINLIPDGIFLSNGPGDPKPCTYIINTIKKLLEYEIPIFGICLGHQLLALASGAKTKKMKFGHHGGNHPVIDVKNNKVIITSQNHSFTVEDINIPKNIEITHKSLFDGSIQGIHRKDKPAFGFQGHPEASPGPNDAIFLFDYFIKLMKNYKTKNINKKLKFEK, translated from the coding sequence ATGAGTACATCCGCTGTATTAGTTCTAGAAGACGGAACTTTATTTTATGGTAAATCTGTTGGAATAGAAGGATGGACTGTAGGCGAAGTTGTTTTTAATACTTCTATGACAGGTTATCAAGAAATTATTACAGATCCTTCATATTCTCATCAAATTATAACATTGACTTATCCTCACATAGGTAATGTAGGAACAAACGAAGAAGATGTAGAATCTAATAAAATATATGCAAGAGGATTAATAATAAGAAATATGTCAAATATTGATAGTAATTATAGGAGTACTCGGAATTTAAAAGATTATTTAATAGCAAATAAAATTTTAGCAATTTCAGATATAGATACAAGAAAATTGACTAGATTATTGAGAGATAAAGGCACAAAAAATGGTTGTATTATAGCAGGTGATAAACCTGAAACAATATTAGCATACGAAAAAGCTAAAAATTTTAAAGGAATAAAAGGTAAAGATTTAGTTAAAGAAGTAACTACTAACAAAATATATCAATGGAATAAAAATATAGAATTAAATAAAAAAGAAAATTTTAAAGTTATAGTATGTGATTATGGAATAAAAAAAAATATTTTAAAAATTTTAGAGAAAAAAGGCTGTAATTTAATAATTACACCAGCTAAAACTTCAGCTGAAAAAATAATAAATTTAATTCCTGATGGTATTTTTTTATCTAACGGACCTGGGGATCCTAAACCATGCACTTATATAATCAATACAATTAAAAAATTACTAGAATATGAAATACCTATTTTTGGAATATGTTTAGGACATCAATTATTAGCTTTAGCTAGTGGAGCTAAAACTAAAAAAATGAAATTTGGTCATCATGGAGGAAATCATCCAGTAATTGATGTAAAAAATAATAAAGTGATAATTACATCACAAAATCATAGTTTTACTGTAGAAGACATAAATATACCAAAAAATATAGAAATAACACATAAATCATTATTTGATGGAAGTATACAAGGAATACACAGAAAAGATAAACCAGCATTTGGATTTCAAGGTCATCCTGAAGCTAGCCCCGGACCAAATGACGCAATATTTTTATTTGATTATTTTATTAAATTAATGAAAAATTATAAAACTAAAAACATAAATAAAAAACTAAAATTTGAGAAATAG
- the lspA gene encoding signal peptidase II yields MKIVSLYKNIYYILIIVSISTIDYIVKNIIFNNFHQNQIFYINKFINIKYLHNYGISLGLLNYKNNFYYIFFLVFYLIIFIKTIKIIFIFDICFSIIVGGIIGNILDRIIHGFIIDFIDLHIYQLHIPIFNLADLFIFTGTIIKIINLLLKKEREFK; encoded by the coding sequence GTGAAAATCGTCAGTTTATATAAAAATATATATTATATATTAATTATAGTAAGTATTTCTACTATAGATTATATAGTTAAAAACATTATATTCAATAATTTTCACCAAAATCAAATATTTTATATTAATAAGTTTATTAATATAAAATATTTACATAATTATGGAATATCTTTAGGATTATTAAATTATAAAAATAATTTTTATTATATATTTTTTTTGGTATTTTATTTAATAATATTTATTAAAACAATTAAAATAATTTTTATTTTTGATATATGTTTTTCAATAATTGTTGGAGGAATTATAGGAAATATATTAGATAGAATAATTCATGGATTTATAATTGATTTTATAGATTTGCACATATATCAGTTACATATTCCTATATTTAATTTAGCAGATTTATTTATTTTTACGGGTACTATAATAAAAATTATTAATTTGCTTTTAAAAAAAGAAAGAGAATTTAAATAA
- the ileS gene encoding isoleucine--tRNA ligase, whose protein sequence is MEKNYKNTLNLPKTEFSMKAQLIKKEKLILKQWKKENLYEKIRNIKKGKKKFFLQDGPPYANGRIHIGHAVNKILKDIIIKSKGMSGFDAPFIPCWDCHGLPVEHKVEKKIKKNKVKISKIEFIKECRKYAKEQVESQKKEFIRLGVLAEWNKSYLTMDFKTEANIIRSLSKIIKNGHLQKGYRPVNWCVECNSSLAEAEVEYCDKKSYAIDVLFKLKNNQNIEKIINKKNIEKNIYIIVWTTTPWTLPASQAVALNPQLNYILIKYEDKILIIAEDLLKKTIKRININNWKIIDNIKGSNLEHIILLHPFIKREIPVILGNHVNINSGSGAVHTAPDHGLEDYIISKKYKIKPINIVDNEGNYTNKTNCLLNKINVLKADKIIIQLINEKKKLLSNNKIIHSYPHCWRHKIPTIFRSTTQWFISMEKKELRKKSLQGIKNVKWMPSWGKERMEFMINNRPDWCISRQRTWGVPMPLFIHKDTGILHPETIKIMEKVANNVEKEGISAWWNIDIKKLLGKKYKNYIKIKDVLDVWFDSGSINHLTKKNNNKYISDIYIEGLDQYRGWFMSSLMISTAIYNNPPYKKVIGHGFVVDKKGRKMSKSEGNTINPEDIISNSGADILRLWVASNNYTTEMTISNEIIKRIEDNYRRIRNTSRFILANLYDFNPDKDIILPDNMVKFDKWIIDKTYYVQKKIIKSYSEYNFNKVIKYIIKFCSIDMGSIYLDIIKDRQYTLQKNSIGRKSCQTTLYYIIQSLVRWIAPILSFTAEEIWNFIPGKDKNYMLAEEWFKGLFKLNKKEVFNNEYWDKLMSVRQEVNKIIEKAKLKKVIKNSLESEIILYTDKNIQKVLNEIKTEIKFFLLTSDVKIEKYSTKHEEKNKNINEIKVVLSKINGFKCKRCWHYIKQNNKNQEYINVCNRCIDNIKGKGENRQFI, encoded by the coding sequence ATGGAAAAAAACTACAAGAATACACTTAATTTACCTAAAACTGAATTTTCTATGAAAGCTCAATTAATTAAAAAAGAAAAATTAATTTTAAAACAATGGAAAAAAGAGAATTTATATGAAAAAATTAGAAATATAAAAAAAGGAAAGAAAAAATTTTTCTTACAAGATGGTCCTCCATATGCAAACGGTAGAATACATATAGGTCATGCAGTAAATAAAATTTTAAAAGATATAATAATAAAATCTAAAGGAATGTCTGGTTTCGATGCTCCATTTATACCATGCTGGGATTGTCATGGATTACCAGTAGAACATAAAGTAGAAAAAAAAATAAAAAAAAATAAAGTTAAAATTTCAAAAATAGAATTTATTAAAGAATGCAGAAAATATGCTAAAGAACAAGTAGAATCTCAAAAAAAAGAATTTATAAGATTAGGTGTATTAGCTGAATGGAATAAATCATATTTAACAATGGATTTTAAAACAGAAGCAAATATAATAAGATCACTTTCAAAAATTATTAAAAATGGACATTTACAAAAAGGATATAGACCGGTAAATTGGTGTGTTGAATGTAATTCATCACTAGCTGAAGCTGAAGTAGAATACTGTGATAAAAAATCTTATGCAATTGATGTATTGTTTAAATTAAAAAATAATCAAAATATTGAAAAAATTATAAATAAAAAAAATATAGAAAAAAATATTTATATTATAGTATGGACAACCACACCATGGACATTACCAGCTAGTCAGGCTGTCGCATTAAATCCACAATTGAATTATATTTTAATCAAATATGAAGATAAAATTTTAATAATTGCGGAAGATTTATTAAAAAAAACTATAAAAAGAATTAATATAAATAATTGGAAAATAATAGATAACATAAAAGGAAGTAATTTAGAACATATAATACTTTTACACCCATTTATAAAAAGAGAAATACCTGTAATTCTTGGTAATCATGTAAACATAAATTCAGGATCAGGTGCTGTACACACCGCACCAGATCATGGTTTAGAAGATTATATCATTAGTAAAAAATATAAGATAAAACCAATAAATATAGTAGATAATGAAGGTAATTATACAAATAAAACCAATTGTTTACTAAATAAAATAAATGTACTAAAAGCTGACAAAATTATTATTCAATTAATAAATGAAAAGAAAAAATTACTAAGTAATAATAAAATTATACATAGTTATCCTCATTGCTGGAGACATAAAATACCTACTATTTTTAGATCTACAACGCAGTGGTTTATTAGTATGGAAAAAAAAGAATTAAGAAAAAAATCACTACAAGGAATAAAAAATGTTAAATGGATGCCTTCATGGGGAAAAGAAAGAATGGAATTTATGATTAATAATCGTCCAGATTGGTGTATTTCTAGACAAAGAACATGGGGAGTTCCTATGCCATTATTTATTCATAAAGATACAGGAATATTACACCCTGAAACTATAAAAATTATGGAAAAAGTAGCTAATAATGTTGAAAAAGAAGGAATTTCAGCATGGTGGAACATAGATATAAAAAAATTACTAGGTAAAAAATATAAAAATTATATTAAAATTAAAGATGTACTAGATGTATGGTTTGATTCAGGATCAATAAATCATTTAACTAAAAAAAACAATAATAAATATATTAGTGATATATATATAGAAGGATTAGATCAGTACAGGGGATGGTTTATGTCTTCATTAATGATCTCAACAGCAATATATAACAATCCCCCATATAAAAAAGTAATAGGACATGGATTTGTAGTAGATAAAAAAGGAAGAAAAATGTCTAAATCAGAGGGAAATACTATTAATCCAGAAGATATAATAAGTAATTCAGGTGCAGATATTTTAAGACTATGGGTTGCATCAAATAATTATACAACTGAAATGACAATATCTAATGAAATAATCAAAAGAATAGAAGATAACTACAGAAGAATTAGAAATACTTCTAGATTTATACTAGCTAATCTATATGATTTTAATCCAGATAAAGATATTATATTGCCAGATAATATGGTAAAATTCGATAAATGGATCATTGATAAAACATATTATGTTCAAAAAAAAATAATTAAATCATATTCAGAATATAATTTTAATAAAGTTATTAAATATATAATAAAATTTTGTAGCATAGATATGGGTTCAATATATCTTGATATTATTAAAGATAGACAATACACACTACAAAAAAATAGCATAGGCAGAAAAAGCTGTCAAACAACTTTATATTATATTATTCAATCTCTAGTAAGATGGATAGCTCCAATACTATCTTTTACAGCTGAAGAAATATGGAATTTTATACCAGGAAAAGATAAAAACTATATGTTAGCAGAAGAATGGTTTAAAGGTCTTTTCAAATTAAATAAAAAAGAAGTATTTAATAATGAATATTGGGATAAACTAATGTCTGTTAGACAAGAGGTTAATAAAATAATAGAAAAAGCTAAATTAAAAAAAGTAATTAAAAACTCTTTAGAATCAGAAATAATACTATATACAGACAAAAATATACAAAAAGTATTAAATGAAATAAAAACAGAAATTAAATTTTTTTTATTAACATCTGATGTAAAAATAGAAAAATATTCTACAAAACATGAAGAAAAAAATAAAAATATAAATGAAATTAAAGTTGTACTATCAAAAATTAATGGTTTTAAATGTAAGAGATGTTGGCATTATATAAAACAAAACAATAAAAACCAAGAGTATATTAATGTATGCAATAGATGTATAGATAATATAAAAGGTAAAGGTGAAAATCGTCAGTTTATATAA
- a CDS encoding dihydrofolate reductase, with the protein MLSIIAAIDKKLTLGIKNKLPWNIPGDLKWFKKHTIYKNIIMGYNTWKSINEKPLEKRFNIVISNTKKENKKNIFFTNSIHKAIKKAQNNKFYNKEKEIMIIGGGKIYKKTIKYVTKMYLTHIKTIILGGDTYFPYYNKKKWKRTFIENYKADKINIYDYSFEIIERI; encoded by the coding sequence ATGTTAAGTATTATTGCTGCAATAGATAAAAAATTAACCTTAGGAATTAAAAACAAATTACCCTGGAATATTCCAGGTGATTTAAAATGGTTTAAAAAACATACAATTTATAAAAATATAATTATGGGATATAACACATGGAAGTCTATAAATGAAAAACCATTAGAAAAAAGATTTAATATAGTTATAAGTAATACAAAAAAAGAAAATAAAAAAAACATATTTTTTACAAATTCTATACATAAAGCTATAAAAAAAGCTCAAAATAATAAATTTTATAATAAAGAAAAAGAAATTATGATTATAGGTGGTGGTAAGATATATAAAAAAACAATTAAATATGTTACAAAAATGTATTTAACACATATAAAAACAATAATTTTAGGAGGAGATACATATTTTCCATACTATAATAAAAAAAAATGGAAAAGAACATTTATAGAAAATTATAAAGCAGATAAAATTAATATTTATGATTATAGTTTTGAAATTATTGAAAGAATATAA
- the dapB gene encoding 4-hydroxy-tetrahydrodipicolinate reductase has translation MSKKNIRIAVSGALGKMGKIISKEIINRNDIILSTAIVKKKSKDTKIDINKIDNAKNTEINVTDSIEKEINNFDVLIEFSTPECTMNHLKLCKKYNKKIVIGTTGLKLEEKKTIKKYSKEIGIFYASNFSIGINIVMNLLKQVSKNSNPNIDIQIIESHHKSKIDSPSGTALSMEEIISKNLKHKKNKVKCYSIRAGNIIGEHKIMFIDNNETIEIIHKAHNRNIFAKGAIEAAIWLLKKQKGLFNMNDMIKS, from the coding sequence ATGAGTAAAAAAAATATTAGAATTGCAGTATCTGGAGCATTAGGAAAAATGGGTAAAATAATTTCAAAAGAAATAATAAATAGAAATGACATAATACTAAGCACAGCTATAGTTAAAAAAAAATCTAAAGATACAAAAATTGATATCAATAAAATTGATAATGCTAAAAACACAGAAATCAATGTAACTGATTCAATAGAAAAAGAAATAAATAATTTTGACGTTTTAATAGAGTTTAGTACTCCTGAATGTACTATGAATCATTTAAAATTATGTAAAAAATACAATAAAAAAATAGTAATAGGAACAACAGGACTAAAATTAGAAGAAAAAAAAACAATAAAAAAATATTCAAAAGAAATAGGAATATTTTACGCTTCTAATTTTAGTATTGGAATAAATATTGTTATGAATTTATTAAAACAAGTTTCAAAAAATTCTAATCCTAATATAGATATACAAATTATAGAATCTCATCATAAAAGTAAAATTGATTCACCTTCAGGTACAGCTCTATCCATGGAAGAAATAATATCAAAAAATTTAAAACATAAAAAAAATAAAGTTAAATGTTATTCTATAAGAGCAGGAAATATTATAGGAGAACATAAAATTATGTTTATTGATAATAATGAGACGATTGAAATTATACATAAAGCTCATAACAGAAATATTTTTGCAAAAGGAGCAATAGAAGCAGCTATATGGTTATTAAAAAAACAAAAAGGATTATTTAACATGAATGACATGATTAAATCATAA
- the ispH gene encoding 4-hydroxy-3-methylbut-2-enyl diphosphate reductase translates to MQIILANPRGLCAGVIRAIDIVNKLINKYKKKIYIKHEIVHNKFIVNKLKQKGVIFVEKISNVPQGEIIIFSAHGVSKKDKKEAKIKNLKIFDATCPLVLKIHSKVIQASKKGKEVILIGHSGHPEVIGTMGQYTNNNAGIYLIQTTKDIKKLKVKNEQNLKFVTQTTLSVENTNYIVKKLKKKYPEIKNSNKNDICYATTNRQKAVKILSKKTDIVIVIGSRNSSNANRLAEIVHNLGNNVKLVDNEKDVKKSWFKNIKKIGITSGASTPEILVNQVIKKLLTFGIKDIKEIYGKKEEISFKIPKKIDLVNLTI, encoded by the coding sequence ATGCAAATAATATTAGCTAATCCTAGAGGGTTATGTGCAGGAGTAATAAGAGCAATTGATATAGTTAATAAATTAATTAATAAATACAAAAAAAAAATATATATTAAACATGAAATTGTACATAATAAATTTATAGTAAATAAACTAAAACAGAAAGGAGTAATCTTTGTAGAAAAAATATCAAATGTACCGCAAGGAGAAATAATAATATTTTCAGCTCATGGAGTTTCAAAAAAAGACAAAAAAGAAGCAAAAATAAAAAATCTAAAGATATTTGATGCAACGTGTCCTCTAGTCTTAAAAATTCACTCTAAAGTAATTCAGGCAAGTAAAAAAGGAAAAGAAGTCATATTAATAGGACATAGTGGACATCCAGAAGTTATAGGAACTATGGGACAATACACAAATAATAATGCTGGAATTTATTTGATACAAACAACAAAAGATATAAAAAAATTAAAAGTAAAAAATGAACAAAATTTAAAATTTGTTACACAAACAACGTTATCAGTAGAAAATACAAATTATATAGTTAAAAAACTAAAAAAAAAATACCCAGAAATAAAAAACTCTAATAAAAACGATATATGTTATGCAACAACTAACAGACAAAAAGCTGTAAAAATTTTATCAAAAAAAACAGATATAGTAATAGTTATAGGATCAAGAAATTCCTCTAATGCAAATAGACTTGCTGAGATAGTACATAATTTAGGTAATAATGTAAAATTAGTTGATAATGAAAAAGATGTAAAAAAATCATGGTTTAAAAATATAAAAAAAATAGGAATAACATCAGGAGCATCTACTCCAGAAATTTTAGTAAATCAAGTTATTAAAAAATTACTCACTTTCGGAATTAAAGATATTAAAGAAATATATGGAAAAAAAGAAGAAATTTCATTTAAAATTCCAAAAAAAATAGATTTAGTAAATTTAACAATTTAA